Within the Nocardioides humi genome, the region CGTAGGCGATGCGGCGCTCCGCGCCGTCCACGTCCAGCAGCACGCCCTCGTCGTCGGACGCCCCGATCCGGCCGGTCAGCGTCTCGTCACCGCCGAGCACCGCCTTGACCAGGCGCCCCTCGTTGCGGCGCCAGTGGCGCGGGAGGGTCAGCGGCCGGTCCACGCCACGGGAGGTGACCTCGAGGGTGTACGGCAGCTCGCCCAGGGCGTCGGCGGCGCCGTCGGGACCGTCGTCCTCCAGGACCCGGTCGATGACCTTCGTGGCGGCGGCGACATCGTCGAGCGTCAGCCCGCCGTCGGTGTCGACGGCGATCCGCAGCACCCGGCGCTTCCCGGCCGGGGTGAGCTCGACGGCCTCGACATCGAGGCCCAGCTCGGCGAGAGGAGCGACGAGGACGTGCTCGATCCGCTCTGCTGTCGCTCCCTGAGCGGAATGAGTACCCATGGTGAGTCCTCCCCGTGTCCTGTTGTGGCTGTGCGGGCCCACCCTACCCGCCGATATAGGGTCGCCGGGTGCCCGACAGTCCCGCGTCCGTCCCGCGACGCCTGGTCCTGGCCGGTGGGCTCGGCGGGGCCGCGCTGGCGCTCGCCGGATGCGACCTGCTCGACGACGTCCTCGGCGGCGACGACGACCCGGGCGTGTCGGGCGCCGTCACCCCGACCGCGCCCCCGGCCGACGCCGACAGCACCCTCGTCGAGGGGATCCTCGAGGCGATCGCGGCCACCGGGGCGCTGGCCACCGCCACCGGTACGGCGTTCCCGGGCCTGGCCCGGATCGGCTCCCGCCTGGCGCGCCTCCACGACGCCCACGCGGCCGAGCTCGGCGGCACCGCCACCACCGACCCGCCGCAGGTCGCCGCCGCCCGGAAGCCGGCCCGGGCCGCCCTCCTGGCCGCGGAGGCCGACCTCCAGGAGCGGCTCGTCGGCGCCGCCCAGCAGGCCCGGAGCGGCGCGCTGGCCCAGGTGCTGGCCGCGATGGCCGCCGCGATCGCCCAGCAGCGGGCGGTGCTGGCATGACCGTGACGCCCACCCCGGCGCCGTCTCCCCAGTCGCCTCAGTCGCCTCCTCCGTCCGGCGACGCCGACCCCGCGATCACCGCCCTGCAGACCACGCTCGCGGCCGAGCACGCCGCCGTCTTCGTCTACGGCGTCCTCGGCGGGCAGACCTCGCAGTCCGGCAGCCCCGCGCTGTACGCCGCCCTGACGTCGGCGTACACGATCCACCGGACCCGGCGCGACGACCTGATGGCCCGGCTGCACGCCGCCGGCGTCGACCCGGTCGCGGCCGAGCCCGGCTACGGGCTGCCCGCCGACCTCGGCACGCCGGAGGGCGTCACCGCCCGGGCGCGGGCGCTCGAGGAGTCCGCCGCAGCGACCTACGCCTATCTCGTGGCCAGCACCACCGAGGACGCCCGGACGTGGGCGATCGACGCGCTGCTCGACGCCGCCGTGCGCGGCCTGGGCTTCGGCGCCCGCCCGGACCGCCTCCCCGGCCTCTGAGAGCCGAAGCAGCCGCGACGACCAACGTCTGGCCGCGAACCAGCCCCGCACCGAGCGAAGCCCGCGGTCCGAGCGGAGCGAGGACCGGGCGGCGAGCTCGGTATCCGACACGCTCGGCCCAAAACCAACGGTTCGCGACCTCCGACATCCGGGGAACTCCCGAGACGTCCCCCGAAGTCGGGGTCGCGAACCGCTGGTGACCGGGGACAACGGTCATCGGCGACGGGAGAGGTGGGGCTCACCGATCGCCGTGCACAATCATGCAACAGAACGGGCACGCGGTCTCGCGATGGCGATCCTCATAAATGTGCACTGCACAAACCTGCAGGTGAGGTGACCCTCACCCGAGCCGCGGACAACGGCCGC harbors:
- a CDS encoding ferritin-like domain-containing protein translates to MTVTPTPAPSPQSPQSPPPSGDADPAITALQTTLAAEHAAVFVYGVLGGQTSQSGSPALYAALTSAYTIHRTRRDDLMARLHAAGVDPVAAEPGYGLPADLGTPEGVTARARALEESAAATYAYLVASTTEDARTWAIDALLDAAVRGLGFGARPDRLPGL
- the rimP gene encoding ribosome maturation factor RimP, encoding MGTHSAQGATAERIEHVLVAPLAELGLDVEAVELTPAGKRRVLRIAVDTDGGLTLDDVAAATKVIDRVLEDDGPDGAADALGELPYTLEVTSRGVDRPLTLPRHWRRNEGRLVKAVLGGDETLTGRIGASDDEGVLLDVDGAERRIAYADVRKALVQIEFNRKDRTKDKDAD